In the Geobacter sp. FeAm09 genome, one interval contains:
- a CDS encoding ATP-binding cassette domain-containing protein, whose protein sequence is MSVHGIAVRIEKLNKSFGGNHVLKDIDLDIAPGETFSIIGPSGTGKSILLRHIIRLETPDSGQIYFNGQPVFDNGRPLPQTFRSSMVFQSSALFNSLTVAENVGLWRGSTASAPRRASASLLRRSSPSSGWKVRKG, encoded by the coding sequence ATGTCCGTGCACGGCATTGCCGTTCGAATTGAAAAGCTGAATAAATCCTTTGGCGGCAATCATGTCCTCAAGGATATCGATCTCGATATCGCGCCGGGAGAGACCTTTTCCATCATCGGTCCCTCCGGCACCGGCAAGAGCATCCTGCTGAGGCACATTATCCGCCTGGAAACGCCCGATAGCGGCCAGATCTACTTTAACGGCCAGCCGGTGTTCGACAATGGCCGCCCGCTGCCCCAAACGTTCCGCAGCAGCATGGTGTTCCAGTCGTCGGCCCTGTTCAACTCACTGACCGTTGCCGAGAACGTGGGACTCTGGCGCGGGAGCACCGCATCTGCCCCGAGGCGCGCATCCGCGAGCTTATTACGGAGAAGCTCGCCATCGTCGGGCTGGAAGGTACGGAAGGGCTGA
- a CDS encoding ATP-binding cassette domain-containing protein yields the protein MNTSELSGGMRKRVAIARSLAMEPDLVLYDEPTAELDPVTTDELAETILSLKKDRQYDDHRHP from the coding sequence CTGAACACCTCGGAATTGTCGGGCGGTATGCGGAAGCGGGTCGCCATTGCCCGCTCCCTGGCGATGGAGCCGGACCTGGTTCTCTACGATGAACCGACCGCCGAACTGGACCCGGTCACCACTGACGAGCTGGCGGAGACGATTCTCTCCCTGAAAAAAGACCGGCAATACGACGATCATCGTCACCCATGA
- a CDS encoding cytochrome c3 family protein: MRRLHPARSEKTPPPGQSLICLKCHSAASTPALAHWHSSPHALNDLSCFSCHQLHEGPQQKVSHDKMAELCYGCHPDVKAQFSLFSPPGAGKEDGSFDCHDPTVQCSPSC, encoded by the coding sequence ATGCGACGTCTCCACCCTGCTCGATCTGAAAAAACTCCCCCCCCAGGCCAATCCCTGATCTGCCTGAAATGCCACTCCGCCGCCTCGACCCCGGCCCTGGCCCACTGGCATTCCAGCCCCCATGCCCTGAACGATTTGAGCTGTTTTTCCTGCCACCAGTTGCATGAGGGGCCCCAGCAGAAGGTGAGCCACGACAAGATGGCCGAACTCTGCTATGGCTGCCACCCCGACGTCAAGGCCCAGTTCAGCCTGTTTTCCCCACCCGGTGCGGGAAAAGAAGATGGGAGCTTCGACTGCCATGATCCCACGGTTCAATGCAGCCCAAGCTGTTGA
- a CDS encoding cytochrome c3 family protein, producing MFTETCTNCHVPHGSVNRRLLSAAMPFLCLQCHNPGHRSVMNSDSSMKSLFSNRCTDCHSSVHGFRYPDNRGYGTLRK from the coding sequence ATGTTCACCGAGACCTGCACCAATTGCCACGTGCCCCACGGTTCGGTCAATCGCCGGCTGCTCTCGGCGGCCATGCCGTTCCTCTGCCTGCAGTGCCACAATCCGGGGCACCGCAGCGTCATGAACAGCGACTCATCCATGAAATCGCTTTTTTCCAACCGGTGTACCGACTGCCATTCATCTGTCCATGGTTTCCGATACCCCGATAACCGCGGGTACGGAACATTGAGGAAGTGA
- a CDS encoding MtrB/PioB family outer membrane beta-barrel protein, with product MPGTQATNVVSDSRVTSHTVRVYTDMSGGLVGTAAYVLTQRENDADRGDARPSSKPTQTLHSVAGDLTYTPFKELSLALKYRRQESQRETPATISSSYSQIPSTTTLPGVYTSTSGVLLVRPGIDTTKDTFTLSGMYRPSQQVTYRLEYRAVLESRDNVPNSDLSPGDPAAIHNEYRQTHTGLANVAWRPLPGFKMNATYTYKTADNPEWKTSASESHKGELFATYAKSGVWGGTASFITTFEQSESSASTVAPAPVASYTLPGRTAPIRPMRACGSPLWSA from the coding sequence GTGCCGGGCACCCAGGCGACCAACGTCGTTTCCGACAGCCGGGTGACGTCCCACACGGTCAGGGTTTATACCGACATGAGCGGCGGTCTGGTGGGGACGGCCGCCTATGTCCTGACCCAGCGGGAAAACGATGCCGACCGCGGCGATGCGCGCCCCTCGTCCAAACCTACCCAGACGCTCCATTCGGTGGCGGGAGACCTGACCTATACGCCGTTCAAGGAGCTGTCCCTCGCCCTGAAATACCGGCGGCAGGAGAGCCAGCGGGAGACGCCCGCGACGATTTCATCCTCCTATTCCCAGATTCCGTCCACGACCACGCTGCCCGGCGTCTATACCTCCACGTCGGGGGTTCTGCTGGTGCGGCCCGGCATCGACACGACCAAGGATACCTTCACCCTTTCCGGCATGTACCGTCCCAGCCAACAGGTGACGTACCGCCTGGAGTACCGTGCCGTCCTGGAGTCCCGTGACAACGTGCCCAACAGCGACCTCTCGCCCGGCGACCCGGCGGCGATCCACAACGAATACCGCCAGACCCATACCGGCCTGGCCAACGTCGCCTGGCGACCGTTGCCGGGGTTCAAGATGAACGCCACCTACACCTACAAGACGGCGGATAATCCGGAATGGAAGACCTCCGCATCGGAAAGCCACAAGGGGGAGCTGTTTGCCACCTATGCGAAAAGCGGCGTCTGGGGGGGTACCGCCAGCTTCATCACCACGTTTGAGCAGAGCGAAAGCTCTGCCTCCACCGTCGCCCCGGCCCCGGTCGCCAGCTATACCCTCCCCGGGAGAACCGCTCCTATTCGGCCAATGCGAGCCTGTGGTTCACCCCTGTGGAGCGCCTGA